In one window of uncultured Sphaerochaeta sp. DNA:
- a CDS encoding DUF2200 domain-containing protein — MAKHRIYSMSFGTIYPLYIAKAEKKGRTKAEVDEIISWLFGYDETTLQEALDEEKSFEDFIEESPMKNPLRSLITGKVCGVQVDTIEDPLMREIRYLDKLIDELAKGKPMEKILRSGPPT; from the coding sequence ATGGCAAAACATCGCATATATTCGATGAGTTTTGGGACCATCTATCCATTGTATATTGCAAAAGCTGAAAAGAAAGGACGCACCAAAGCTGAGGTTGATGAAATCATCAGTTGGCTGTTTGGATATGATGAGACAACACTACAGGAAGCATTGGACGAAGAAAAAAGCTTTGAAGATTTTATAGAGGAAAGCCCGATGAAAAATCCTCTAAGAAGTCTTATAACTGGTAAAGTCTGTGGTGTGCAGGTTGATACGATTGAGGACCCATTGATGCGAGAGATACGATACCTGGACAAACTCATCGATGAATTGGCCAAAGGCAAACCCATGGAGAAGATTCTTCGGAGTGGTCCTCCTACGTAA
- a CDS encoding glycosyltransferase family 4 protein, with amino-acid sequence MRILLTTDAFTPTTNGVVTSIVNLRQGLTQAGHEVRILTLAHAHTSYYQDGVWYLGSLSSDRLYPGTRIRGTFAKKIVREIIRWSPDVVHSQCEFSTFSLAKRIAYASGAPLVHTYHTLYEDYTDYFSPSERLGHIMAQRFSKRILSKVDYVIAPTAKTKRLLRSYGVDGPIDVVPSGIDLARFSPANKDKESETLRASLGIPKDNFVLVYVGRLAVEKRIEELIANFSLEKPNRTLLLVGDGPQRQTLEQMVAARGLQKHVIFAGMQKQADIPAYYHLGNVFCSASTSEAQGLTYIEALASGLPVLCRADDCLTEVVRDGENGWQYRTNEEFQHYLDLLSNDEPLRLRLSEQAIRTSRPFDSQTFAASLLSIYEKLIKQSRVCSA; translated from the coding sequence ATGAGAATTTTGCTTACAACGGACGCTTTTACTCCAACCACAAACGGGGTTGTCACCTCTATCGTCAACCTCAGGCAGGGGCTCACCCAGGCAGGACATGAAGTTCGCATCCTTACCCTTGCCCATGCACATACATCCTATTACCAAGATGGAGTCTGGTACCTCGGATCGTTGAGCTCTGACCGGCTCTATCCCGGTACCCGTATCCGTGGAACTTTTGCAAAGAAGATTGTACGGGAAATCATCAGGTGGAGTCCTGATGTAGTGCACTCCCAATGTGAGTTCAGCACCTTTTCCCTTGCCAAGCGTATTGCCTATGCATCAGGAGCCCCTTTGGTCCATACCTACCATACGCTGTATGAGGACTATACGGACTACTTCTCTCCCAGTGAGCGATTAGGACATATCATGGCTCAACGGTTCTCAAAGAGAATCCTTTCCAAGGTTGACTATGTCATTGCCCCTACAGCGAAGACAAAACGCTTATTACGCTCCTATGGGGTGGATGGCCCGATTGATGTTGTCCCAAGCGGAATCGACCTTGCACGCTTTTCTCCGGCCAATAAGGACAAGGAGAGTGAAACATTACGGGCTTCTCTTGGAATACCAAAGGACAATTTCGTACTGGTGTATGTAGGTCGTCTGGCTGTAGAGAAGCGGATAGAGGAGCTGATCGCCAACTTCTCTCTGGAGAAACCAAATCGTACGTTGTTGTTGGTTGGAGATGGACCACAGAGACAAACCCTAGAGCAAATGGTAGCTGCACGTGGATTACAAAAGCATGTGATTTTTGCAGGTATGCAGAAACAAGCCGATATTCCTGCCTATTATCATTTGGGAAATGTCTTTTGCAGCGCATCAACAAGCGAGGCACAGGGATTGACGTATATAGAAGCCTTGGCCTCTGGTCTCCCTGTGCTCTGCCGTGCTGACGATTGCCTTACAGAAGTGGTACGTGATGGGGAGAATGGATGGCAATATCGCACGAATGAGGAGTTTCAACACTACCTTGACCTTCTGAGCAATGACGAACCACTTCGTCTCAGACTCAGCGAACAAGCAATACGTACAAGCAGACCCTTTGACTCGCAGACATTCGCAGCTTCCCTGCTCTCCATCTATGAGAAACTGATCAAGCAAAGCAGGGTATGCTCAGCCTAG
- a CDS encoding LuxR C-terminal-related transcriptional regulator gives MMLYAIIASVACVTYIYLGILILVFGKDSSTQKSFAVLCAMLALWSFGCVGRNIVQTEQWASFFDRLYYTGSELFILAGIIFILFLSERQRVPLYRMLVLVIMLRIGIYQTANWGWNILARDFPSGPWFVSHQLLSAIESLLIPLIALVWGRKTTLHRERIQSRIIVISTIGGTIIGVLIDFLSGFKGHNPISCTIPVLWMVAVCYAIIRYGLMQFAPAYVNRELIKHMEKAVFMIDSAWNITDCNAAARSLIGQPENLRHTTPMEEVFLESKAIQRKVTALLAAGEHNFSHTGFLLASEGKTVPVVTSFSLISDSWGDRIGLLGFCLPKFDLNAFISRYHLSERQADILQHIVNGRTQLQTAEALFISLATVKTHTTSLYNRLGISSRSELYAMLRGESQEE, from the coding sequence ATGATGCTATATGCGATAATTGCAAGTGTTGCATGTGTGACCTATATCTATCTAGGGATCCTCATTTTGGTGTTCGGGAAAGATTCTTCTACCCAGAAAAGCTTTGCTGTACTCTGTGCCATGCTTGCCCTCTGGTCGTTTGGATGTGTAGGACGTAATATCGTTCAGACAGAACAATGGGCCTCTTTCTTCGACCGACTCTATTATACCGGTTCTGAGCTGTTTATCCTTGCCGGCATCATATTCATCCTATTCCTATCGGAACGTCAGCGAGTACCTCTTTACCGCATGCTTGTATTGGTCATTATGCTTCGCATTGGGATCTATCAAACTGCCAATTGGGGTTGGAATATACTTGCACGGGACTTCCCCTCAGGGCCGTGGTTTGTGTCGCACCAACTCCTTTCGGCTATTGAGTCATTGTTGATTCCACTTATTGCCCTGGTCTGGGGACGAAAAACCACATTGCACAGGGAGCGAATACAATCTCGAATCATTGTCATCAGTACCATAGGTGGAACAATCATTGGAGTACTGATCGATTTTCTCTCCGGTTTCAAGGGGCACAATCCCATTTCTTGCACAATTCCAGTACTATGGATGGTTGCAGTGTGTTATGCGATTATACGGTATGGTCTTATGCAATTTGCTCCAGCATATGTGAATCGAGAGCTTATCAAACATATGGAGAAAGCCGTCTTTATGATCGATTCAGCCTGGAACATTACCGATTGCAACGCAGCAGCACGTTCCCTGATCGGTCAGCCTGAGAATCTACGGCATACCACACCGATGGAGGAAGTGTTTCTTGAAAGTAAGGCAATCCAGAGGAAGGTGACCGCGTTGCTGGCGGCAGGAGAGCACAACTTCTCACACACAGGATTTCTTCTTGCCTCAGAGGGAAAAACGGTTCCAGTGGTGACAAGCTTCTCGCTCATCAGTGACAGTTGGGGAGACAGAATAGGACTTCTCGGATTCTGCCTCCCCAAGTTTGACCTGAACGCTTTCATCTCACGCTACCATTTAAGTGAAAGACAGGCTGATATCCTACAGCATATTGTTAACGGAAGGACCCAGTTGCAGACAGCTGAAGCCTTGTTTATCAGTCTTGCTACCGTTAAGACCCATACAACCAGTCTCTACAACAGGCTGGGAATCTCGAGCCGGAGTGAGCTCTATGCCATGCTTAGGGGAGAGAGCCAGGAAGAGTAG
- a CDS encoding Rnf-Nqr domain containing protein, which yields MTDSLMPFAVFFASIFTGNILLTNYLGMCSFLSVSKELKTSTGLGMAVIFVMATTTPLNWIVYQYLLIPYNLEYLRFIVFIIVIAAFVQLTEMTLERYSEPLYQSLGIFLPLITVNCAILGVSLFMVIREYTLLTSFFFGLGSGIGWFIAIIAMAGIRQKLKNAKIPPGLEGPGITLVIAGFMAMAFMGFSGMIAIS from the coding sequence ATGACTGATTCATTGATGCCCTTTGCTGTTTTCTTCGCCTCAATTTTTACCGGGAATATCCTCCTTACCAACTATCTCGGTATGTGTTCCTTCCTCTCAGTCTCAAAGGAACTGAAGACTTCTACCGGGCTGGGGATGGCAGTCATCTTTGTCATGGCAACGACCACTCCCCTGAACTGGATTGTGTATCAGTACCTGCTTATTCCATACAATCTGGAGTATCTCAGGTTCATTGTGTTTATCATTGTTATCGCTGCATTTGTACAGCTTACTGAGATGACACTGGAGCGATACAGTGAACCGCTGTACCAATCACTGGGCATATTCCTCCCGCTGATAACGGTTAACTGTGCAATCCTGGGCGTGAGTCTTTTCATGGTTATCAGGGAGTATACCCTGCTTACCTCCTTCTTTTTTGGACTGGGAAGCGGAATTGGATGGTTCATCGCCATTATCGCAATGGCAGGGATTAGGCAGAAACTCAAGAACGCCAAGATTCCCCCAGGACTGGAAGGCCCGGGAATCACCTTGGTAATTGCTGGATTCATGGCCATGGCATTCATGGGATTCTCCGGCATGATCGCCATATCCTAA
- a CDS encoding RnfABCDGE type electron transport complex subunit D yields the protein MKIQKQQAMRTVLYALAPLCLAAIYFFGWRFIAILVVVGATGLLCEWLMARRYGFKITESLFVSCTLFALSLPPTIPLWIAAVGIAFGIIFGKMIFGGFGRNIFNPAITARAFVYISFGVPMTAAFVGNATQKGFFPAGLGSWISQADSVSAATPLVTGDASLLELFLGFTSGSFGETSAILILLGGLYIVFKKAANWKIVVASLSSFLLLQSVFWASGIQLATESGMKGVSDPLTALLGGSFLFAAFFMITDPVSSSQTTDSGRWIYGAVFGILTVLIRTFANWVEGVTFAILLANMFAPLLDTLLKGAKAKKKLKKAEGGKA from the coding sequence GTGAAAATTCAAAAACAACAAGCAATGCGCACCGTACTTTATGCGCTTGCGCCACTCTGCCTTGCTGCAATTTATTTTTTCGGCTGGCGTTTTATCGCCATCTTGGTAGTTGTAGGGGCAACGGGACTGTTATGCGAATGGCTCATGGCACGCCGCTATGGCTTTAAGATTACTGAGTCCCTGTTTGTCTCATGCACGCTCTTTGCGCTCTCACTACCGCCTACCATCCCTCTATGGATCGCAGCGGTAGGTATCGCATTTGGAATCATCTTCGGAAAGATGATCTTCGGTGGTTTTGGAAGAAATATTTTCAATCCAGCAATCACAGCGCGTGCATTCGTCTATATCAGTTTCGGAGTCCCGATGACAGCAGCGTTTGTCGGCAATGCAACACAAAAGGGATTCTTCCCTGCCGGCCTTGGCTCTTGGATAAGCCAAGCAGATAGCGTTTCTGCTGCTACGCCTCTGGTAACCGGGGATGCTTCATTGCTTGAACTATTCCTTGGGTTCACGAGCGGAAGCTTTGGGGAAACAAGTGCCATCCTGATACTGCTTGGTGGGCTGTATATCGTGTTCAAGAAAGCTGCGAACTGGAAGATTGTAGTCGCTTCACTTAGCTCATTCCTGCTACTGCAGAGTGTATTTTGGGCCAGTGGGATCCAACTAGCTACAGAGAGCGGGATGAAAGGCGTCTCAGACCCCCTTACAGCCCTTCTCGGAGGTAGCTTTCTTTTTGCTGCATTCTTCATGATTACCGACCCTGTCTCTTCTTCCCAGACAACAGATTCAGGAAGATGGATATATGGTGCAGTCTTTGGCATACTCACTGTTTTAATTCGCACTTTCGCGAACTGGGTTGAAGGGGTCACGTTCGCAATCCTTCTCGCAAACATGTTTGCTCCCTTGCTTGATACCCTGCTTAAGGGGGCGAAGGCAAAGAAAAAACTGAAGAAGGCAGAAGGAGGAAAAGCATGA
- a CDS encoding DNA-3-methyladenine glycosylase I, with amino-acid sequence MNRCSWTGENPLLVEYHDKEWGVPLHDDQRQFEYLSMEVMQCGLSWLTVLKRREVLRSAFENFAVSKVAGYGDEHVDEIMKMEGMIHSPRKIRAIITNAKAFLPIQEEFGSFSSYLWGFTGNKTMEYPGHADGGIVIARNELSDMISKDLKKRGFTFLGSITIYAHLQAAGIINDHEATCFRYHQGG; translated from the coding sequence ATGAACCGATGTAGCTGGACAGGTGAGAATCCTCTCTTGGTAGAATACCATGACAAAGAGTGGGGCGTGCCACTCCATGATGACCAGAGACAGTTTGAGTATCTGAGCATGGAAGTTATGCAGTGTGGACTGAGCTGGCTCACGGTATTGAAAAGGCGAGAAGTTCTCCGATCGGCCTTCGAGAATTTTGCTGTCTCCAAGGTTGCTGGCTATGGCGATGAGCACGTTGATGAGATTATGAAAATGGAGGGAATGATTCACTCCCCAAGAAAAATCCGGGCAATCATTACCAATGCAAAAGCATTCCTACCGATCCAGGAGGAATTCGGTTCATTCTCATCATATCTCTGGGGGTTTACCGGAAACAAGACAATGGAATATCCAGGTCATGCAGACGGGGGTATCGTTATTGCCAGGAATGAACTCTCCGATATGATCAGCAAGGACCTCAAGAAGCGGGGGTTCACCTTTCTTGGTTCCATCACCATCTATGCCCACCTGCAAGCTGCGGGCATCATCAACGACCATGAGGCAACTTGTTTTCGGTATCACCAAGGAGGTTAA
- a CDS encoding copper-translocating P-type ATPase, with protein sequence MDHREHHKMMIKDFRNRFYFSLALTLPILALTPLVQNAMGFEWTFPGADYVVFSLATILYIIGGWPFLSGMVEELKEKSPGMMTLIGMAITVAYGYSTAVTFGLSGTAFYWELATLIAIMLAGHWIEMSSVVGASAALEKLARLMPATAHKKKGETIQDIPSQQIQDGDFLVVKPGEKIPADGHITEGESYVNESMITGESRPVHRKEGDALIGGSINGEGSLTLEVEGVGEDAYLSKIIQMVQNAQEAKSKTQKLSDRAAKYLTISALTVGFATLAAWLIVGFDLQFAITRMATVMIITCPHALGLAIPLVVSVSTAKSAQNGLLIQNRTAFEQARKINAIVFDKTGTLTEGTFTVTEVSRTESSQIGKEELVQLAASLETYSEHPIGKSIVAYAQEQSIELIPVEDAKAIKGKGISGTIHGSTILVASPSHVRELGFEIPPSSEEKAVTRVFVVSDDVLIGSIILSDTIREQSYQAISSLQKMGITCWMLTGDNEATAQAVSKELGMDGYFAEVLPDEKQTKIKELQNKGLFVAMTGDGVNDSPALAQADVGIAIGSGTDVAASTADIILVHSNPQDIVTLIQFGKATYRKMIQNLIWATAYNILAIPLAAGVLYSLGFVLQPEIGAILMTLSTVIVAVNARLLRISKEPAN encoded by the coding sequence ATGGATCATAGAGAGCATCATAAGATGATGATCAAGGATTTTCGAAACCGGTTCTATTTCAGCTTGGCACTCACCCTGCCTATCCTTGCCTTGACGCCCTTGGTACAAAACGCCATGGGATTCGAGTGGACCTTTCCTGGTGCAGACTATGTAGTTTTTTCTTTGGCCACGATCCTTTATATTATCGGAGGATGGCCCTTTCTTTCGGGGATGGTTGAAGAACTGAAAGAGAAATCCCCTGGGATGATGACACTCATTGGTATGGCCATTACCGTCGCCTATGGGTACAGTACCGCAGTTACCTTCGGTCTGTCGGGAACAGCTTTTTATTGGGAGCTGGCGACCTTGATAGCCATCATGCTGGCAGGCCACTGGATCGAGATGAGCAGTGTGGTTGGGGCTTCCGCTGCTCTTGAAAAATTAGCTCGCCTCATGCCTGCAACAGCGCACAAGAAGAAAGGTGAAACCATACAGGATATTCCTTCACAACAGATACAGGATGGCGATTTCCTGGTGGTAAAGCCTGGAGAAAAAATACCAGCTGATGGACACATAACCGAAGGTGAGAGCTATGTGAATGAGTCGATGATTACCGGTGAATCTCGTCCTGTACATCGCAAAGAGGGAGACGCATTGATCGGAGGGTCGATCAATGGAGAGGGAAGCCTTACCCTGGAAGTTGAAGGGGTTGGAGAAGATGCTTACCTGTCTAAGATCATCCAGATGGTACAAAATGCACAGGAAGCAAAATCAAAAACACAGAAACTCAGCGACCGTGCTGCAAAGTACCTGACCATCTCCGCTCTGACTGTTGGCTTTGCCACTTTGGCCGCATGGTTGATTGTTGGCTTTGACCTGCAATTCGCCATTACACGAATGGCTACTGTCATGATCATCACCTGCCCCCACGCTCTTGGCCTTGCCATCCCCTTGGTTGTGTCGGTATCTACTGCAAAGTCAGCACAGAACGGACTGCTTATACAGAACAGGACAGCCTTTGAACAGGCGCGAAAGATCAATGCCATCGTATTCGACAAGACTGGAACCCTTACTGAAGGAACCTTTACGGTTACCGAAGTCAGCAGAACCGAAAGTTCCCAGATAGGGAAAGAGGAGTTAGTACAGCTTGCGGCGTCTCTGGAGACCTATTCGGAACACCCTATCGGGAAAAGTATTGTAGCATATGCCCAAGAGCAATCGATCGAGCTTATTCCTGTAGAGGATGCGAAGGCGATCAAGGGAAAGGGTATCAGCGGTACAATCCACGGAAGCACCATCCTGGTAGCCAGTCCATCACATGTCCGTGAGCTCGGTTTTGAAATTCCCCCAAGCAGTGAGGAGAAAGCTGTTACCCGCGTATTTGTCGTTTCTGATGACGTGCTCATTGGCTCCATCATTCTTAGTGACACGATCCGTGAGCAATCGTATCAAGCCATTTCGTCCTTGCAGAAGATGGGGATTACATGCTGGATGCTCACAGGGGATAATGAGGCAACAGCGCAAGCTGTTTCTAAAGAACTGGGCATGGATGGCTATTTTGCAGAGGTATTACCCGACGAAAAGCAAACGAAAATCAAAGAGCTGCAAAATAAGGGCTTGTTCGTAGCAATGACTGGTGATGGGGTCAATGATTCCCCCGCTCTAGCCCAGGCTGATGTGGGTATTGCAATCGGTTCTGGAACCGATGTGGCGGCTTCTACAGCGGACATCATACTCGTACACTCCAATCCACAGGATATTGTCACGCTTATCCAGTTTGGGAAGGCAACATACCGGAAGATGATCCAAAACCTCATATGGGCAACAGCATACAACATCCTGGCTATACCATTGGCTGCAGGTGTGCTGTACTCTCTTGGATTCGTACTGCAGCCAGAGATAGGTGCAATCTTGATGACACTCTCTACCGTGATTGTTGCTGTCAATGCACGTTTGTTACGCATTTCAAAAGAACCAGCGAACTAG
- a CDS encoding 2Fe-2S iron-sulfur cluster binding domain-containing protein, with product MIVTLLISIGIISLISVFLAILLVIADATIGNYGVVKISINDGSKELEVQGGQPLLKTLNQEGVFIPSACGGRGSCGMCKVRVVGGGGDYLPTELPWISDEEKEKNVRLSCQFKVKQDVAIVIPEELFLVKEFKTTVESIRDLTHDIKEVRLRLKEPVEISAKAGQYVQFEVPEYELTDERVYRAYSMASSPDDKNHVELEIRLVPNGICTTYVHQHLKEGDEIIINGPYGDFFLRETDKHIIFIAGGSGMAPIKSMLLDMEKKGITRKASYFFGARSKRDLFLLDEMRALEEKMPNFTFIPALSEPQEEDNWDGEVGLITDVVRRMVSEGANSEAYLCGSPGMIDACIKVLDEVGVLPENIFYDKFS from the coding sequence ATGATTGTAACACTACTGATCAGTATCGGGATCATCAGCCTCATCTCGGTCTTCCTGGCAATCTTGCTGGTAATTGCAGATGCGACCATAGGAAACTATGGTGTGGTGAAAATCTCGATCAATGATGGCTCGAAGGAGTTGGAAGTCCAAGGAGGCCAGCCATTGCTCAAGACCCTCAACCAGGAGGGGGTTTTCATCCCATCAGCATGCGGAGGACGTGGCTCTTGTGGAATGTGCAAGGTAAGGGTTGTAGGTGGAGGAGGAGACTACCTCCCCACTGAGTTACCCTGGATATCCGATGAGGAGAAGGAAAAGAACGTAAGACTCTCCTGCCAGTTCAAAGTGAAGCAGGATGTCGCCATCGTCATCCCTGAGGAACTCTTCCTGGTCAAGGAATTCAAGACAACTGTAGAGAGTATCAGGGACCTAACCCATGACATCAAGGAAGTGAGACTTCGCTTGAAAGAACCAGTCGAGATTTCTGCAAAAGCTGGACAGTATGTCCAGTTTGAGGTTCCTGAATATGAACTGACCGATGAGAGAGTCTACCGAGCCTACTCCATGGCCTCTTCACCAGATGACAAAAACCATGTGGAGCTGGAGATACGCCTGGTACCGAACGGTATCTGTACCACCTACGTACATCAACATCTCAAGGAAGGTGATGAGATCATCATCAATGGACCATACGGTGACTTCTTCCTCCGTGAGACCGATAAGCATATCATCTTCATCGCTGGCGGTTCGGGAATGGCCCCGATCAAATCGATGTTGCTTGACATGGAGAAAAAAGGTATTACACGAAAAGCCTCTTACTTCTTTGGTGCTCGCTCAAAACGAGACCTGTTCTTGCTTGATGAGATGCGGGCTTTGGAAGAGAAGATGCCGAACTTCACCTTCATCCCCGCACTCAGCGAACCGCAAGAGGAAGATAATTGGGATGGGGAGGTCGGCCTTATCACTGATGTGGTGAGAAGGATGGTGAGTGAAGGTGCCAATAGTGAAGCATACCTCTGTGGCAGCCCAGGAATGATCGATGCTTGTATCAAGGTGTTGGATGAAGTGGGTGTCCTCCCGGAAAATATCTTCTACGATAAATTCTCATAA
- a CDS encoding GGDEF domain-containing protein, translating into MTELISNILRGSVSSVMYVLLLMTLTKSRFDRKRIISIAIFVFVINMTSTLWFYFRGDLTGLSRFTVLMFIVVGLLIKSFTKMSFMQWSFTFLTTINIAMMIIILSFHLGRMFPYPQYANTFFRFVLYLLVITMFRKHFLRTYQTVVSDWPVFSGLMICIFLNLSYFFFVTDDIMHTLATNRWPMLLLVALSLSAYGTVFFSFKRFLAMYDLEKENMKIQRETEVLQKVATELEIYANSDTLTGLPNRRIFFTKLETIVSEAKTNAIKCALLYIDLDSFKVINDTYGHEVGDGVLVTVGRRLLNCVRETDFVARLAGDEFAIIMQDIEDTNQAKQFAMRVHSVLQEPIAIDTITCSINASIGISIYPEAGDNGEALLRNADSAMYEIKKHGKGEIGIYNHNVL; encoded by the coding sequence ATGACTGAACTGATCAGCAACATACTTCGAGGCAGTGTCTCATCTGTCATGTATGTACTGTTATTAATGACCCTTACAAAGTCCAGATTCGACCGTAAGCGTATTATCAGCATCGCAATCTTTGTGTTTGTCATCAATATGACCAGCACCCTCTGGTTCTACTTCCGGGGAGACCTCACAGGGTTGTCCCGATTTACTGTTTTAATGTTCATCGTGGTTGGCCTTCTTATCAAGTCATTTACCAAAATGAGTTTCATGCAATGGAGTTTCACCTTTCTCACCACCATCAATATTGCAATGATGATCATCATCCTCAGCTTTCATCTAGGTAGGATGTTCCCCTATCCACAATATGCCAATACCTTCTTCCGGTTTGTCCTCTACCTACTCGTGATTACCATGTTCAGGAAACACTTCCTCAGGACCTATCAAACGGTTGTGAGCGACTGGCCCGTCTTCTCTGGATTGATGATCTGCATCTTTTTGAACCTATCCTACTTCTTTTTTGTTACAGACGATATTATGCACACCTTGGCTACCAATCGATGGCCGATGCTCCTCTTGGTTGCCCTCTCCTTGTCCGCTTATGGCACAGTGTTCTTCTCTTTTAAAAGATTCCTGGCCATGTACGACTTGGAAAAAGAGAATATGAAGATACAGCGTGAGACAGAGGTACTACAGAAAGTTGCCACGGAATTGGAAATCTATGCCAACAGTGACACGCTTACAGGTCTCCCCAATAGAAGGATATTTTTTACGAAATTGGAAACAATCGTTTCAGAAGCCAAAACAAACGCAATAAAATGTGCACTCCTCTATATAGACCTTGACTCCTTCAAAGTCATCAATGACACCTATGGCCACGAAGTTGGTGACGGGGTGCTTGTTACCGTGGGGAGACGACTACTGAATTGTGTCCGTGAAACTGATTTCGTGGCACGATTGGCTGGTGATGAATTTGCAATCATCATGCAGGATATCGAAGACACTAATCAGGCAAAACAATTCGCCATGAGAGTGCATTCCGTTCTGCAAGAACCCATAGCAATCGATACCATAACCTGTAGTATAAACGCTTCCATCGGCATCTCCATCTATCCTGAGGCTGGAGATAACGGGGAGGCATTGCTGAGAAACGCTGATTCTGCAATGTATGAAATCAAGAAACACGGCAAGGGCGAAATCGGCATCTATAACCATAACGTGTTATAA
- a CDS encoding FMN-binding protein codes for MKAKRTFYSERIYPLLFMFAVTFFCILITSGLQLATQERATANELAFTRRAILNAGGVAFENTTEGIEEAFQSKIDEQDGYYVADSDSGKRYIIPVEGPGLWGAITIMAGFEEDLSTFSGIAIVSQNETPGLGARIEEPWFTEQFRGKQAPFTLVEEGTADAPTEVDAITGATRTSEYFKNITNRAANDAKRIIGGE; via the coding sequence ATGAAAGCAAAAAGAACGTTCTACAGCGAGCGCATATACCCGCTCCTCTTCATGTTTGCAGTTACATTCTTCTGCATCCTCATAACCTCCGGTCTGCAACTTGCTACCCAGGAAAGGGCAACAGCAAACGAACTTGCATTCACCAGAAGGGCAATCCTGAATGCCGGTGGTGTTGCATTTGAGAACACTACTGAAGGGATTGAGGAAGCGTTCCAGAGCAAGATAGATGAACAGGATGGGTACTACGTTGCAGACAGCGATAGTGGAAAACGCTATATCATCCCCGTGGAAGGACCAGGACTGTGGGGAGCCATTACCATCATGGCAGGATTTGAGGAAGACCTGAGCACTTTCTCCGGCATCGCCATTGTAAGCCAAAATGAAACCCCAGGACTTGGGGCTCGTATAGAGGAACCTTGGTTTACTGAACAGTTCAGAGGAAAGCAAGCCCCCTTCACGTTGGTTGAAGAAGGTACAGCCGATGCGCCAACTGAGGTGGACGCCATTACCGGGGCTACCCGCACTTCAGAGTACTTCAAGAATATTACAAACCGTGCTGCAAACGATGCAAAACGAATCATTGGAGGTGAGTAG
- a CDS encoding NADH:ubiquinone reductase (Na(+)-transporting) subunit D, giving the protein MASKLLRKTFMEPLGKNNPVFVQILGICSTLAVTNKLQNTMVMTLGVMFTTALSSLTISILRNYIPSRIRMMVETMVIATFVIIVDIVLKAFYPEMWKQLGPYVGLIITNCIIMGRIEAFALQNKPMLSLVDGLASGLGYAYVLLAIAFVRELLGTGSLWGFQILGSWWTNWSIMIMPPGGFFVLAIIIWIIREKIMKEAKND; this is encoded by the coding sequence ATGGCCAGTAAACTGCTACGAAAAACGTTTATGGAACCACTGGGAAAAAACAACCCTGTGTTTGTCCAGATCCTTGGCATCTGCTCCACACTTGCAGTAACGAACAAGTTGCAGAATACCATGGTCATGACCTTGGGGGTGATGTTCACCACAGCCCTCTCCAGTCTGACCATTTCAATACTGAGAAACTATATTCCATCACGAATCCGAATGATGGTGGAGACCATGGTAATTGCAACCTTCGTCATTATTGTGGATATCGTCCTTAAAGCCTTTTACCCGGAGATGTGGAAGCAACTTGGTCCCTATGTTGGGTTGATCATCACCAACTGTATCATCATGGGTAGGATCGAGGCCTTTGCCTTGCAGAACAAACCCATGCTCTCTTTGGTTGATGGATTAGCCTCCGGTTTGGGCTATGCCTATGTGTTGCTGGCTATCGCATTCGTGAGAGAGTTGCTGGGAACAGGAAGCCTTTGGGGTTTCCAGATTCTTGGCTCCTGGTGGACAAACTGGTCCATCATGATCATGCCACCCGGCGGCTTCTTCGTTTTGGCAATCATTATCTGGATTATTCGAGAAAAAATCATGAAGGAGGCCAAGAATGACTGA